One Streptomyces sp. P9-A2 DNA window includes the following coding sequences:
- a CDS encoding MarR family winged helix-turn-helix transcriptional regulator, which translates to MQNSEAMALSAALLAAAGELTQRIHEGVVARGFEGLRPAHGFAFARLAPDGATVTDLAAHLGMTKQAASQLVDELVRKGYAERRPHPADARARLVVLTGSGWACTRAAEAAAAAAVRAWADVLGESELRALRDRLLRVAPNGPVRPAW; encoded by the coding sequence GTGCAGAACTCCGAGGCCATGGCCCTGTCCGCCGCCCTGCTCGCCGCCGCCGGTGAGCTCACGCAGCGCATCCACGAGGGTGTCGTCGCCCGCGGCTTCGAAGGGCTGCGCCCTGCGCACGGTTTCGCCTTCGCCCGGCTGGCCCCGGACGGCGCGACGGTCACCGATCTCGCCGCGCATCTCGGGATGACCAAGCAGGCCGCCAGTCAGCTCGTCGACGAGCTGGTCCGCAAGGGGTACGCCGAGCGCCGGCCGCACCCCGCCGACGCGCGGGCCCGGCTGGTCGTGCTGACCGGGTCGGGGTGGGCCTGTACGCGGGCCGCGGAGGCGGCGGCGGCGGCGGCCGTGCGTGCATGGGCCGACGTGCTCGGCGAGAGCGAGCTCCGCGCGCTGCGCGACCGTCTGCTGCGCGTCGCGCCCAACGGGCCGGTACGTCCCGCCTGGTGA
- a CDS encoding DUF5925 domain-containing protein, which yields MPANPHDALPIRLNVDDGDSPSDVVDALFLGRFATGEQPFSHAANIDRVRSGATLLPTGAEVLRAARDGDRSATLAQGDGWTLLISRWSRGADVTVTATTAELAAKILDEATGGAADEPEPQPENVTMGFWYVSPRRGPHRTTRQISAGSWDEIRPNYTAPVADTMDRLMKTTPEDIAGRLLLLHGPPGTGKTSALRTLARSWRDWCQVDCVLDPERLFSDVGYLMDIAIGEEDETTGKGRWRLLLLEDCDELIRGEAKHTAGQALSRLLNLTDGLLGQGRNVLVGVTTNEDLERLHPAVVRPGRCLARIEVGSLTRAEAVDWLGHEDGVGREGNTLAELYALRRGTSPTALPQPRGNAEAGLYL from the coding sequence ATGCCTGCGAACCCGCACGACGCACTGCCGATCCGGCTCAACGTCGATGACGGCGACTCCCCGTCCGATGTCGTCGACGCGCTGTTCCTCGGCCGCTTCGCGACGGGCGAGCAGCCGTTCTCGCACGCGGCGAACATCGACCGCGTGCGCTCCGGCGCGACCCTGTTGCCGACGGGTGCCGAGGTGCTGCGGGCCGCCCGGGACGGCGACCGCAGTGCCACCCTGGCCCAGGGCGACGGCTGGACGTTGCTGATCTCCCGTTGGAGCCGGGGCGCCGACGTCACCGTCACCGCGACCACCGCCGAACTCGCGGCGAAGATCCTCGACGAGGCCACAGGCGGCGCGGCCGACGAACCGGAACCGCAGCCGGAGAACGTCACCATGGGCTTCTGGTACGTGTCCCCGCGCCGCGGCCCGCACCGCACCACCCGGCAGATCTCCGCGGGCTCCTGGGACGAGATCCGGCCCAACTACACCGCGCCGGTGGCGGACACCATGGACCGCCTGATGAAGACCACGCCGGAGGACATCGCGGGCCGGCTGCTCCTGCTGCACGGTCCGCCGGGCACCGGGAAGACGTCCGCGCTGCGCACGCTGGCCCGCTCCTGGCGGGACTGGTGCCAGGTGGACTGCGTCCTGGACCCGGAGCGGCTCTTCTCCGACGTCGGCTATCTGATGGACATCGCGATCGGCGAGGAGGACGAGACGACGGGCAAGGGGCGCTGGCGGCTGCTGTTGCTGGAGGACTGCGACGAGCTGATCCGCGGCGAGGCCAAGCACACCGCGGGACAGGCCCTGTCCCGGCTGCTGAACCTCACCGACGGCCTGCTCGGCCAGGGCCGCAACGTCCTGGTGGGCGTCACGACCAACGAGGACCTGGAGCGCCTCCACCCGGCCGTCGTCCGCCCGGGACGCTGTCTCGCCCGGATCGAGGTCGGGTCGCTGACCCGGGCCGAGGCGGTGGACTGGCTGGGCCACGAGGACGGCGTCGGCCGCGAGGGCAACACCCTGGCAGAGCTGTACGCCCTGCGCAGGGGCACCTCCCCGACGGCCCTGCCGCAACCGCGCGGAAACGCGGAGGCGGGGCTGTACTTGTAG
- a CDS encoding lytic polysaccharide monooxygenase auxiliary activity family 9 protein: MPARRKAAVAAVGIVPLALTGLSASPAAAHGSMGDPVSRVAQCFAEGPESPKSAACRAAVAASGTQALYDWNGVRIGDAGGRHEELIPDGKLCSANNEAFKGLDLARADWPATSVSSGSYTFKYRVTAPHKGSFKVYITKPGYDPAQPLGWGDLDLANPVATATDPAAAAGFYTFTGTLPERSGKQLLYAVWQRSDSPEAFYSCSDVAFGGEGGGASEGADDGGSESGAGDTPKDEAAPAPVASAPSEKQIDEGTDKSTIENHGHGDEDPHTTAQPTPAGDDTSGDTPGDDGAGDSADGTPDVAANQPKAAGTSGNLAETGGDGNTPYLMVGGAAALALGSAALFASTRRRAANGRHGR; encoded by the coding sequence ATGCCCGCACGCCGCAAGGCCGCTGTCGCCGCCGTCGGTATCGTCCCGCTCGCCCTGACCGGGCTGTCCGCCTCGCCGGCGGCCGCGCACGGCTCGATGGGTGACCCGGTCAGCAGGGTCGCGCAGTGCTTCGCCGAGGGGCCGGAGAGTCCGAAGTCGGCGGCGTGCCGGGCGGCGGTCGCGGCCAGCGGCACCCAGGCACTCTACGACTGGAACGGCGTACGCATCGGCGACGCGGGTGGACGCCACGAGGAGCTGATCCCCGACGGCAAGCTGTGCAGCGCGAACAACGAGGCGTTCAAGGGGCTCGACCTGGCCCGCGCCGACTGGCCCGCGACATCGGTGAGCAGCGGCTCGTACACCTTCAAGTACCGGGTGACGGCTCCGCACAAGGGCTCCTTCAAGGTGTACATCACCAAGCCCGGCTACGACCCGGCCCAGCCGCTGGGCTGGGGCGATCTGGATCTGGCGAACCCGGTGGCGACGGCCACCGACCCGGCCGCCGCCGCCGGCTTCTACACGTTCACCGGCACCCTGCCCGAGCGCTCGGGCAAGCAGCTGCTGTACGCGGTGTGGCAGCGCTCGGACAGCCCGGAGGCGTTCTACTCCTGCTCCGACGTCGCCTTCGGAGGAGAAGGAGGAGGCGCGAGTGAGGGCGCCGACGACGGCGGAAGCGAGTCCGGCGCCGGTGACACGCCCAAGGACGAGGCCGCCCCGGCACCGGTCGCCTCCGCGCCCTCCGAGAAGCAGATCGACGAGGGTACCGACAAGTCGACCATCGAGAACCACGGCCACGGGGACGAAGACCCGCACACCACCGCGCAGCCGACCCCGGCCGGCGACGACACCTCCGGTGACACGCCGGGCGACGACGGCGCCGGCGACAGCGCCGACGGCACCCCCGACGTCGCCGCCAACCAGCCCAAGGCGGCCGGCACTTCGGGGAACCTCGCGGAGACCGGCGGCGACGGGAACACCCCGTACCTGATGGTCGGCGGGGCCGCCGCCCTGGCGCTCGGTTCGGCGGCGCTGTTCGCCTCCACCCGGCGGCGTGCGGCGAACGGGCGGCACGGCCGCTGA
- a CDS encoding DUF402 domain-containing protein, whose product MSVNSAERPAFLDVVLVKAGRTKISYPAELLADDGVRITVRAPWAGDGVRDFGFVRFEPGDVFTEYYWRDRWYAVKEVRTVTGALKGHYCDVTRPAELSAGRLVVEDLDLDLWVSADGTDVRRLDEDEFAASGLAATDPGAAAAAVAALDELDALARGDGLSTLLT is encoded by the coding sequence ATGTCCGTGAACTCGGCTGAACGTCCGGCATTCCTGGACGTCGTCCTCGTCAAGGCGGGGCGCACGAAGATCAGTTACCCGGCCGAACTGCTCGCCGACGACGGCGTCCGCATCACCGTGCGCGCCCCCTGGGCGGGTGACGGCGTACGGGACTTCGGCTTCGTGCGCTTCGAACCCGGTGACGTCTTCACGGAGTACTACTGGCGCGACCGGTGGTACGCGGTGAAGGAGGTGCGCACCGTCACGGGCGCCCTCAAGGGCCACTACTGCGACGTCACCCGTCCGGCCGAGCTCTCGGCCGGACGGCTGGTGGTCGAGGATCTCGACCTGGACCTGTGGGTCTCGGCGGACGGCACGGACGTACGGCGGCTGGACGAGGACGAGTTCGCGGCGAGCGGCCTGGCCGCGACGGACCCCGGGGCCGCGGCCGCCGCGGTGGCCGCCCTCGACGAGCTGGACGCTCTGGCCCGCGGGGACGGGCTCAGCACGCTGCTCACGTGA
- a CDS encoding class I SAM-dependent methyltransferase produces the protein MTEDSDMTGAAGVDWDARAAGFDEEPDHGLRDPRVREAWAGRLRSWLPERASDVLDLGCGTGSLSLLSAEQGHRVTGVDRSPAMVRLAREKLAGRDAVFLVGDAAAPPTGERCHDVVLVRHVLWTLPAPGRALRHWRGLLRPGGRLVLVEGVWGTVSPVGIPADRLTDLLSPFGGRVSVERLSDDAALWGREVDDERYTVVAVPD, from the coding sequence ATGACCGAGGACAGTGACATGACCGGCGCGGCGGGTGTCGACTGGGACGCGCGGGCGGCCGGCTTCGACGAGGAACCCGATCACGGCCTGCGCGACCCACGGGTGCGCGAGGCCTGGGCGGGGCGGCTGCGTTCCTGGCTTCCCGAGCGGGCGAGCGATGTCCTCGACCTCGGCTGTGGCACCGGCAGCCTGTCGCTGCTCTCCGCGGAGCAGGGGCACCGGGTCACCGGGGTCGACCGGTCACCGGCCATGGTGCGGCTCGCCCGGGAGAAACTCGCCGGACGCGACGCGGTGTTCCTCGTCGGGGACGCCGCGGCACCGCCGACGGGGGAGCGGTGCCACGACGTCGTGCTGGTCAGGCATGTGCTGTGGACGCTGCCCGCTCCCGGCCGGGCGCTGCGGCACTGGCGGGGGCTGCTGCGACCCGGCGGGCGGCTCGTCCTGGTCGAGGGGGTCTGGGGGACGGTGAGCCCGGTCGGGATACCCGCGGACCGGCTCACCGACCTCCTGTCGCCGTTCGGCGGGCGGGTGAGCGTGGAGCGGTTGTCGGACGACGCGGCGCTGTGGGGCCGGGAGGTGGACGACGAGCGTTACACCGTGGTCGCGGTGCCGGACTGA
- a CDS encoding glycosyltransferase family 2 protein — translation MSSVLQPATADQNPPATGKYRPVSSHLAIAPPVSVVIPAMNEAENLPYVFKTLPDWIHEVVLVDGNSTDNTVEVARELWPDVKVVEQRGKGKGDALNTGFQACTGDIIVMVDADGSADGNEIVSYVSALVSGADFAKGSRFANGGGTDDMTFIRKLGNRVLCGVVNRKFGARYTDLCYGYNAFWRHCLDKIDLDCTGFEVETLMNIRVVKAGLRVQEIPSHEYLRIHGASNLRAVRDGFRVLGVILGERSNRRALRRRPHHSPLLDTVRGKAS, via the coding sequence ATGAGTTCCGTTCTGCAGCCGGCGACCGCGGACCAGAATCCGCCGGCCACCGGAAAGTACCGGCCCGTCTCCTCGCACCTGGCCATCGCACCGCCGGTGAGCGTGGTGATACCGGCCATGAACGAGGCGGAGAACCTGCCGTACGTCTTCAAGACGCTTCCCGACTGGATCCACGAAGTGGTCCTGGTCGACGGCAACTCCACCGACAACACCGTCGAAGTCGCCCGGGAGTTGTGGCCGGACGTCAAGGTCGTCGAACAGCGCGGCAAGGGCAAGGGGGACGCCCTGAACACCGGGTTCCAGGCCTGCACCGGCGACATCATCGTGATGGTCGACGCGGACGGCTCGGCGGACGGCAACGAGATCGTGTCGTACGTCTCCGCCCTCGTCTCGGGCGCGGACTTCGCCAAGGGGTCCCGCTTCGCCAACGGCGGCGGCACCGACGACATGACCTTCATCCGCAAGCTCGGCAACCGGGTCCTGTGCGGTGTCGTCAACCGCAAGTTCGGCGCCCGCTACACCGATCTCTGCTACGGCTACAACGCGTTCTGGCGGCACTGCCTGGACAAGATCGACCTCGACTGCACCGGCTTCGAGGTCGAGACCCTGATGAACATCCGGGTCGTCAAGGCCGGGCTGAGAGTGCAGGAGATACCGAGCCACGAGTACCTGCGCATCCACGGCGCGAGCAATCTGCGGGCCGTGCGGGACGGGTTCCGCGTCCTCGGGGTGATCCTCGGGGAGCGTTCCAACCGGCGTGCGCTGCGCCGCCGCCCACACCACTCCCCGCTGCTCGACACGGTCCGGGGGAAGGCGTCTTGA
- a CDS encoding glycosyltransferase family 2 protein — protein sequence MICAYTEDRWKDVLAAVASVRAQSRPALETLLVVDHNEVLLDRLSKEYRDTGDVRVLANAGPRGLSAGRNTGIAASRGGIVAFLDDDAVAERDWLGHFAEAYADPRVMAVGGRTEPLWASGRRPGWFPEEFDWVVGCTYRGLPPGRVRVRNVLGGNASFRRTAFDAAGGFATGIGRDGNKRPLGGEETELCIRLSHARPDAVLLIDDRAVIHHRVPKAREHFRYFRTRTYAEGLSKALVARSVGAGKGLESERRYTTRVLPAGVVRGLRDALLARPGGAGRAGAIVAGVLTAAGGYVVGSVRARRGGVTFRVIDVSDAGGGGHRPGDLPARERGGVRD from the coding sequence GTGATCTGTGCCTACACCGAGGACCGCTGGAAGGACGTCCTCGCGGCGGTCGCCTCGGTGCGGGCACAGTCCCGGCCGGCCCTGGAGACCCTGCTGGTCGTGGACCACAACGAGGTGCTGCTGGACCGGCTGTCCAAGGAGTACCGGGACACCGGCGATGTGCGGGTGCTCGCCAACGCGGGCCCCCGGGGCCTGTCCGCGGGCCGCAACACCGGCATCGCCGCCTCCCGCGGCGGGATCGTCGCGTTCCTCGACGACGACGCCGTGGCCGAACGCGACTGGCTCGGACACTTCGCCGAGGCGTACGCCGATCCGCGCGTCATGGCGGTCGGCGGGCGCACCGAACCCCTCTGGGCGTCGGGCCGGCGTCCCGGCTGGTTCCCCGAGGAGTTCGACTGGGTCGTGGGCTGCACCTACCGGGGCCTGCCCCCCGGACGCGTACGGGTGCGCAACGTCCTCGGCGGCAACGCCTCCTTCCGGCGCACCGCCTTCGACGCGGCGGGCGGCTTCGCCACCGGGATCGGACGGGACGGGAACAAGCGTCCGCTGGGCGGGGAGGAGACGGAGCTGTGCATCCGCCTCAGCCACGCCCGGCCCGACGCGGTCCTGCTGATCGACGACCGCGCGGTGATCCACCACCGGGTGCCGAAGGCACGCGAGCACTTCCGCTACTTCCGCACCCGCACCTACGCCGAGGGCCTGTCCAAGGCACTGGTGGCGCGCAGCGTCGGCGCCGGGAAAGGGCTGGAGTCGGAACGCCGGTACACCACGCGGGTCCTGCCGGCCGGGGTGGTGCGAGGGCTGCGGGACGCTCTGCTGGCCCGGCCGGGCGGCGCGGGTCGCGCGGGTGCGATCGTCGCCGGAGTGCTCACGGCGGCGGGCGGATACGTGGTGGGCAGCGTGCGGGCCCGGCGGGGCGGGGTCACGTTCCGCGTGATCGACGTGTCGGACGCGGGGGGCGGGGGGCACCGTCCGGGAGACCTCCCGGCCAGGGAGCGAGGGGGTGTTCGTGACTGA
- a CDS encoding GNAT family N-acetyltransferase, whose protein sequence is MAITVRDLRPDARADAEEFSHVRRLTVPFMLSTPESVLHHLRHSHPDAHFGQLVAEEDGEIIGAVQLSLAHNSPEPGQGSASVYVRADRTRRGAGSLLLRAVEERLTALGAHKVYTWVMDTPDDRAFAERRGYRAGRSAYFLRLDLANGTLPPLQDPPPGVELRTGADFADDPRPLFVLDSETSSDEPSDISTEFADYEAWLEETWRHPLLDPALTTVAVVDGSPAAFTAAYTDGAHRYSTAMTGTARAHRGRGLAKLAKNTSLHRARAAGYTQAFTGNDTGNGPMIAINDWFGYEVCATEVRYVRELG, encoded by the coding sequence ATGGCCATCACTGTGCGCGACCTGCGCCCCGACGCCCGAGCCGACGCCGAGGAGTTCTCCCACGTCCGCAGACTCACCGTCCCCTTCATGCTGTCCACCCCCGAGTCCGTGCTGCACCACCTGCGGCACTCCCACCCAGACGCCCACTTCGGGCAGCTCGTCGCCGAGGAGGACGGGGAGATCATCGGCGCCGTCCAGCTCAGCCTCGCCCACAACAGCCCGGAGCCCGGCCAGGGCTCCGCCAGCGTCTACGTACGTGCGGACAGGACCCGGCGCGGCGCCGGGTCGCTGCTGCTGCGCGCCGTCGAGGAGCGTCTGACCGCCCTCGGCGCCCACAAGGTCTACACCTGGGTCATGGACACGCCGGACGACCGCGCGTTCGCCGAGCGGCGCGGCTACCGTGCCGGCCGTTCGGCGTACTTCCTGCGACTGGACCTGGCGAACGGCACCCTGCCGCCGCTCCAGGATCCGCCGCCCGGCGTCGAACTGCGCACCGGCGCCGACTTCGCCGACGACCCGCGCCCGCTGTTCGTACTGGACTCGGAGACGTCGTCGGACGAACCGAGCGACATCAGCACCGAGTTCGCCGACTACGAGGCATGGCTCGAGGAGACCTGGCGGCACCCGCTGCTCGACCCCGCCCTGACCACGGTCGCGGTGGTCGACGGCAGCCCCGCAGCCTTCACCGCGGCCTACACCGACGGCGCCCACCGCTACAGCACCGCCATGACCGGTACCGCCCGTGCCCACCGCGGCCGTGGCCTGGCCAAACTCGCCAAGAACACCTCCCTGCACCGCGCCCGCGCCGCCGGATACACGCAGGCGTTCACGGGCAACGACACCGGCAACGGGCCGATGATCGCGATCAACGACTGGTTCGGCTACGAGGTCTGTGCCACGGAGGTGCGGTATGTCCGTGAACTCGGCTGA
- a CDS encoding transposase: MDGGLRKLAAPSVVPGPSGVAIRTRPGQLTAADEEVLRRVGAHLGTLACRDLKARCHDGLEHDAKTWVTRKRELTPLSSARWAGAITKATHEQWALARRCALTHLQSLQAGVHTLRHRLSLPVGAKGSKKAPGGYRSRREWHAKARRLRVLEDRLARERAAWEAGTVHVVRGGKRLARMRHQLPAARLTQAQWRARWEAARWFLRADGESGKQYGNETIRISPDGQVSIRLPAPLKQLANAPHGRYVLTGRIWFAHRGPEWADRVAANRAVAYRIHHDPARARWYVTASWQKPVSQTVPLAAALADGVIGVDTNADHLAAWRLDIHGNPTGTPRRFSYDLTGTADHRDAQLRHALTRLLHWARTCGVRAIAVEDLDFTAEKTREKHGRKRRFRRLVSGLPTGRLRARLVSMADQTGIAVVAVDPAYTSRWGAQHWQKPLTSKNRKTTRHDAASIAIGRRAQGYPIRRRTTPPRAHRSDAHGHRIVQAGPDVPGREEPRRRLPGARTRSVSPDAERTRATRTPNTVRGVRSEREWVQDSLLLTD, translated from the coding sequence GTGGACGGAGGACTGCGGAAGCTCGCGGCGCCGTCTGTGGTGCCCGGCCCGTCGGGGGTGGCCATCCGCACCCGGCCGGGGCAGCTCACCGCCGCCGATGAGGAGGTGCTGCGGCGGGTGGGCGCGCATCTGGGCACGCTGGCCTGTCGTGACCTGAAGGCGCGCTGCCACGACGGCCTCGAGCACGACGCGAAGACGTGGGTTACGCGTAAGCGGGAGCTGACGCCGTTGTCGTCGGCCCGGTGGGCGGGCGCGATCACGAAGGCGACGCATGAGCAGTGGGCGCTGGCCCGGCGCTGCGCGCTCACCCACCTCCAGTCCCTTCAGGCGGGCGTCCACACCCTGCGGCACCGGCTGTCACTACCCGTGGGCGCAAAGGGGTCGAAGAAGGCGCCGGGTGGTTACCGCAGTCGGCGCGAGTGGCATGCCAAGGCCCGCCGGCTGCGCGTGCTGGAGGACCGGCTGGCGCGGGAACGCGCCGCCTGGGAGGCCGGAACCGTACACGTGGTGCGGGGCGGCAAGCGCCTGGCCCGGATGCGGCACCAGCTGCCCGCCGCACGGCTCACCCAGGCGCAGTGGCGTGCACGCTGGGAGGCGGCACGCTGGTTCCTGCGGGCGGACGGGGAGAGCGGCAAGCAATACGGGAACGAAACGATCCGCATCAGCCCGGACGGTCAGGTCAGCATCAGACTCCCCGCCCCACTCAAGCAGTTGGCGAACGCTCCGCACGGCCGGTACGTCCTCACCGGCCGGATCTGGTTCGCGCACCGGGGGCCGGAGTGGGCCGACCGGGTGGCGGCCAACCGGGCCGTCGCCTACCGCATCCACCACGACCCGGCCCGCGCGCGCTGGTATGTGACCGCCTCCTGGCAGAAACCCGTGTCGCAGACAGTCCCCCTGGCGGCGGCGCTGGCCGACGGGGTGATCGGGGTCGACACCAACGCCGACCACCTGGCCGCCTGGCGCCTGGATATCCACGGCAACCCGACCGGCACCCCGCGCCGCTTCTCCTACGACCTGACCGGCACCGCCGACCACCGCGACGCCCAGCTCCGCCACGCCCTGACCCGCCTGCTGCACTGGGCCCGCACCTGCGGGGTGCGGGCGATCGCGGTGGAGGACCTGGACTTCACCGCGGAGAAGACCCGCGAGAAACACGGCCGCAAGAGGCGGTTTCGGCGGCTGGTCTCCGGCCTGCCCACCGGCCGACTCCGCGCCCGGCTCGTCTCCATGGCCGACCAGACGGGGATTGCGGTCGTCGCCGTGGACCCCGCCTACACCTCCCGGTGGGGCGCCCAGCACTGGCAGAAGCCCCTGACCAGCAAGAACCGTAAGACCACCCGGCACGATGCAGCGAGCATCGCGATCGGGCGACGCGCCCAGGGGTATCCCATCCGGCGTCGGACGACACCGCCCCGTGCACACCGGAGTGATGCGCACGGGCATCGGATCGTCCAGGCCGGACCGGATGTCCCCGGGCGTGAGGAACCCCGCCGCCGCCTTCCCGGAGCACGGACACGATCCGTGTCGCCGGACGCGGAGCGAACGCGGGCGACCAGGACACCCAACACCGTTCGGGGTGTCCGCAGTGAGCGGGAATGGGTCCAGGACTCACTCCTGCTCACTGACTAG
- a CDS encoding esterase/lipase family protein: MLPWRRVLGPLTALLLTAAVALLPATTAHAAGARSSGWNDYSCKPSATHPRPVVLVHGTFGNSVDNWLGLAPYLTHRGYCVFSLDYGQLDGVPFFHGLGPIDKSAQQLDAFVDKVLAATGAAKADLVGHSQGGMMPRHYLKFLGGAAEVNALVGIAPSNHGTTLAGLTNLLPYFPGVGHLLNEATPALAQQVAGSDFLTRLNAGGDTVPGVRYTVIATRYDEVVTPYRSQYLSGPNVRNVLLQDLCPVDLSEHLAIALIDRIAFHEVANALDPSRARPTTCASVFS; the protein is encoded by the coding sequence ATGCTGCCCTGGAGACGAGTGCTCGGACCGCTGACCGCGCTGCTGTTGACCGCCGCGGTCGCCCTGCTCCCCGCCACCACCGCCCACGCCGCGGGGGCGCGCAGTTCGGGCTGGAACGACTACTCCTGCAAGCCGTCCGCCACCCATCCCCGCCCCGTCGTCCTGGTCCACGGCACCTTCGGGAACTCCGTCGACAACTGGCTGGGCCTCGCGCCCTACCTGACCCACCGCGGCTACTGCGTCTTCTCCCTCGACTACGGCCAGCTCGACGGTGTCCCCTTCTTCCACGGCCTCGGCCCCATCGACAAGTCCGCGCAGCAGCTCGACGCCTTCGTCGACAAGGTGCTCGCCGCGACCGGCGCGGCGAAGGCCGACCTCGTCGGGCACTCGCAGGGCGGGATGATGCCCCGCCACTACCTCAAGTTCCTCGGCGGCGCCGCCGAGGTGAACGCCCTCGTCGGAATCGCGCCCAGCAACCACGGCACCACCCTCGCCGGCCTCACCAACCTGCTGCCGTACTTCCCGGGCGTCGGGCACCTGCTGAACGAGGCGACCCCCGCCCTCGCCCAGCAGGTCGCCGGCTCGGACTTCCTCACCAGGCTCAACGCGGGCGGCGACACCGTGCCCGGCGTCCGCTACACCGTCATCGCCACCCGGTACGACGAAGTGGTCACCCCCTACCGCAGCCAGTACCTGAGCGGGCCCAACGTGCGCAACGTCCTGCTCCAGGACCTGTGCCCGGTCGACCTGTCCGAGCACCTGGCGATCGCGCTGATCGACCGGATCGCCTTCCACGAGGTCGCCAACGCCCTCGACCCGTCCCGTGCCCGCCCCACCACCTGCGCCTCGGTGTTCAGCTGA
- a CDS encoding GntR family transcriptional regulator, giving the protein MTLKIHVDDSAPPYEQVRAQISEQARSGVLPVGHRLPTVRGLAQELGLAANTVAKAYRALEADGVIETRGRNGTFVAAAGSAAEREAAAAAQAYAERARRLGLDEEAALAAARDALRAAYEA; this is encoded by the coding sequence GTGACCTTGAAGATCCATGTCGACGACAGCGCGCCGCCGTACGAGCAGGTGCGGGCCCAGATCTCCGAGCAGGCCCGGTCGGGGGTGCTGCCGGTGGGCCACCGGCTGCCGACGGTACGGGGCCTGGCCCAGGAGCTCGGCCTCGCCGCGAACACGGTGGCCAAGGCCTACCGCGCGCTGGAGGCGGACGGCGTGATCGAGACCCGCGGCCGCAACGGCACGTTCGTCGCCGCCGCGGGCTCGGCGGCGGAGCGCGAGGCCGCGGCGGCGGCTCAGGCGTACGCGGAGCGGGCGCGACGGCTCGGACTGGACGAGGAAGCGGCCCTGGCCGCCGCACGGGACGCGCTGCGGGCGGCGTACGAGGCGTAG
- a CDS encoding polysaccharide deacetylase family protein has translation MTDERVPILMYHSVAADPNDATRALSVTPRAFAEQMAVIAARGLTPVDTAGLAACWRTGRPLPARPVLITFDDGYEGVHRHALPVLAEHGFPATLFVSTGWLRGPHDTGGGPDTMLDWDQVRELAATGVEIGGHSHSHPQLDQLDARRLRSELILCKEIVSDQLGHAPTSFAYPYGYSSRRVREAVRETGYAQALAVGNGLARRTQGPYALRRVTVRRTTDTAEFERLVDGRGLTRVFARDRALTKGYAVVRRARHARRPAVRFRE, from the coding sequence GTGACTGACGAACGGGTGCCGATCCTCATGTACCACTCGGTGGCCGCCGACCCCAATGACGCCACCCGCGCGCTGTCCGTGACCCCACGGGCGTTCGCCGAGCAGATGGCGGTGATCGCCGCGCGGGGCCTCACTCCCGTCGACACGGCCGGGCTGGCCGCCTGCTGGCGCACCGGGCGGCCGCTGCCCGCACGGCCGGTCCTCATCACGTTCGACGACGGTTACGAGGGCGTGCACCGCCACGCCCTGCCGGTCCTCGCCGAGCACGGCTTCCCCGCCACGCTGTTCGTCTCCACGGGCTGGCTCCGGGGGCCCCACGACACCGGCGGCGGCCCGGACACCATGCTCGACTGGGACCAGGTCCGCGAACTGGCCGCCACGGGCGTGGAGATCGGCGGCCACAGCCACAGCCACCCGCAGCTCGACCAGCTCGACGCCCGGCGGCTGCGCTCCGAGCTGATCCTGTGCAAGGAGATCGTCTCGGACCAACTGGGCCACGCTCCCACGTCGTTCGCCTATCCCTACGGCTATTCCAGCCGCCGGGTGCGGGAGGCGGTACGGGAGACGGGGTACGCGCAGGCCCTCGCCGTCGGCAACGGACTCGCCCGTCGCACGCAGGGGCCCTACGCACTGCGGCGCGTGACCGTGCGCCGGACGACGGACACCGCCGAGTTCGAGCGGCTGGTGGACGGCCGCGGCCTCACCCGCGTCTTCGCCCGGGACCGGGCCCTGACCAAGGGGTACGCGGTGGTCCGCCGGGCTCGGCACGCACGGCGGCCGGCGGTGCGCTTCCGGGAGTGA